The Zootoca vivipara chromosome 4, rZooViv1.1, whole genome shotgun sequence genome has a segment encoding these proteins:
- the FUNDC1 gene encoding FUN14 domain-containing protein 1 isoform X2, translated as MASRRARSASEHDSDEDSYEVLDLTEYARRHHWWNRVFGRNSGPIVEKYSVATQIVMGGVSGWCAGFLFQKVGKLAATAVGGGFLLLQIASHSGYVQVDWKRVEKDVNKAKKQLKKRANKAAPEIHTLIEETTEFLKQNIVVSGGFVGGFLLGLAS; from the exons ATGGCGTCTCGGAGAGCTCGCTCCGCCTCAG AGCATGACAGTGATGAGGATTCATACGAAGTACTGGATTTAACAGAATATGCAAGGCGCCATCATTGGTGGAACCGAGTGTTTGGCAGGAATTCTGGACCTATTGTAGAAAAGTATTCTGTAGCTACTCAGATTGTAATGGGTGGCGTATCAGGCTG GTGTGCAGGATTTTTATTCCAGAAGGTTGGAAAACTTGCAGCGACTGCAGTAGGCGGCGGTTTTCTTTTGCTACAA ATTGCTAGTCATAGTGGCTACGTACAGGTTGACTGGAAAAGGGTTGAAAAAGatgtaaacaaagcaaagaaGCAACTCAAAAAGCGAGCAAACAAGGCAGCTCCTGAAATCCACACATTGATTGAGGAG ACAACAGAATTCCTTAAACAGAACATAGTTGTATCTGGCGGGTTTGTCGGAGGCTTCTTGTTGGGCCTTGCATCTTAA
- the FUNDC1 gene encoding FUN14 domain-containing protein 1 isoform X1, whose product MEELEQLLKVRENLAKVEHDSDEDSYEVLDLTEYARRHHWWNRVFGRNSGPIVEKYSVATQIVMGGVSGWCAGFLFQKVGKLAATAVGGGFLLLQIASHSGYVQVDWKRVEKDVNKAKKQLKKRANKAAPEIHTLIEETTEFLKQNIVVSGGFVGGFLLGLAS is encoded by the exons ATGGAGGAGCTG gaacaactACTGAAAGTACGTGAAAATCTGGCTAAAGtag AGCATGACAGTGATGAGGATTCATACGAAGTACTGGATTTAACAGAATATGCAAGGCGCCATCATTGGTGGAACCGAGTGTTTGGCAGGAATTCTGGACCTATTGTAGAAAAGTATTCTGTAGCTACTCAGATTGTAATGGGTGGCGTATCAGGCTG GTGTGCAGGATTTTTATTCCAGAAGGTTGGAAAACTTGCAGCGACTGCAGTAGGCGGCGGTTTTCTTTTGCTACAA ATTGCTAGTCATAGTGGCTACGTACAGGTTGACTGGAAAAGGGTTGAAAAAGatgtaaacaaagcaaagaaGCAACTCAAAAAGCGAGCAAACAAGGCAGCTCCTGAAATCCACACATTGATTGAGGAG ACAACAGAATTCCTTAAACAGAACATAGTTGTATCTGGCGGGTTTGTCGGAGGCTTCTTGTTGGGCCTTGCATCTTAA